The following are encoded together in the Phragmites australis chromosome 19, lpPhrAust1.1, whole genome shotgun sequence genome:
- the LOC133900871 gene encoding ethylene-responsive transcription factor ERF022-like → MEVILDNAAGVSAGEVAGQYCGVRKRKWGKWVSEIREPGKKTRIWLGSFESPEMAAVAHDVAALRLRGCEARLNFPGLVHRFRHPATAEPEDVRAAALEAAAQVRFRPDLVMQPYGCGGGGGGPDLLGDAAWNVLLGADELTAESPNMWAELAEAMLMAPPVWESNVAHNDEWAQVSLWDSSVWNC, encoded by the coding sequence ATGGAGGTGATACTGGACAATGCCGCCGGTGTCTCGGCTGGGGAGGTGGCCGGGCAGTACTGTGGCGTGAGGAAGAGGAAGTGGGGCAAGTGGGTGTCAGAGATCAGGGAGCCCGGCAAGAAGACTCGCATCTGGTTGGGCAGCTTCGAGTCGCCGGAGATGGCAGCGGTAGCGCACGACGTCGCTGCGCTACGCCTGCGCGGCTGCGAGGCACGGCTCAACTTCCCCGGACTCGTCCACCGCTTCCGCCACCCGGCCACCGCGGAGCCCGAGGACGTCCGGGCCGCCGCGCTCGAGGCCGCGGCCCAGGTCCGGTTCAGGCCCGACCTCGTAATGCAGCCCtatggctgcggcggcggcggaggcggcccGGACCTGCTGGGTGACGCGGCGTGGAACGTCCTGCTCGGCGCCGATGAGCTGACAGCCGAGTCGCCCAACATGTGGGCTGAGCTGGCCGAGGCCATGCTCATGGCCCCACCTGTCTGGGAGAGCAACGTGGCACACAATGACGAGTGGGCTCAGGTCTCTCTCTGGGACTCATCCGTATGGAACTGCTAA